CATGCAtgcaaatgttattttttaaaaatccgattcttatttaaaaaaatagtaaacttGGTTACAAAccaattgaatttttaaaattccgtTTTCCGCTTCTAGCAATTCATTCACGATAATCAtcctaaaatataataatataatatagctTATGGGAACTTAACAATTAACTGCCTAGTCATATGGTATGCGATCTGGCCTCATCTGTACTGTCgttcgatggtctcgggtttaaATCCTGCCATCCTCTCGCagttctgcgagatgtttggGCTAGAATATTATTATCTTTAAACCAGAAGGAACACCAGAAacttatcaaacaaaaaaatagaataaaataaaacaatatctaGATTTGAAGCCACCCATTCAACGCACTAATTTAACTAAATAAAGAGATTGTGGATGGATTAGAACAtgtaaacaattaataattagacCACATTATTCAGGTCACGAAGAAGCGACCTTCACATTCTTCATAAATTAACTACGAATGCCACACTTTTGACTGAATTTACACTGAGACTAtggtaaggaaaaaaaaaaagtattagttCAAACGTACAACTTACAACAAGCGAGTGATGTCCAGTAGTCCTGTGGCCAGCATAGCCGACTCTTGAATTGAACGGACCAGCGCCCTCCGGTTCGAGGTGGACATTTCACTCTTCCTCCTCATCCTCCATCGCGACCCCTTTCCCAGATGTTTGATGCGGGACTGCGGTTGTGTCGGGAGACATCATCTTCTGAGCGGGGAATAAAATTCGTTTGACTGGAGTCCAGGTAAATACACTCGGGGTGCTACGAACAACAACAccagagagggggaggggggggggagtaacaAGAACATATTCTCTTTTACCGTTGTGCAGACCCGGCtcactcattctctctctctctctccatccacAAGACATCTGCCTCATTTTCAAATATCCATCTTTTCATatattctttctttcctttctgaACCGAGGCTACCAGGCGCCAAAGGTAGGGGggaaggagagagggagagagacagttTTCCTGATCTATAAATAAAGGTTATCGCGTTAATGCGCCAGCGACAACAGGGCTATGATTATGTTGGTATATTGAAAGGAAACACAGCCAACGTGCACGCGATGACGTCATTTTAACACCGGCCCTTTCATGACAAGTTACCTACTCTCAAAACCGAAGTACTGGCACTTCGTTAGCGCCGGATTCGTTGGGTGAAGGTCGAATAGCAGGtcgaaaaggggggaggggggtggggtgATACAATAACTGCTAAACAGAGGGATTCTGGggaaaaaatcaaatatataatTGAAATAGTTATAAACACTTTAAACAGATGAATAACCTTTTGTTTGTGCTATTATTAACTAATAAAtggcttttatttatttttagtggtttgtacagatttaattacatgtttaaGTAGATAATAAGAGAGGAATAATGTGCAACGAAACTAGCTATAAGAACACGTTTTTAGTTGCCACCCTTACTTCAAGACACCAGCAGCAACGGGGCAACACTTTCGTTCAGAGATATACAGGCGTAAAATCttttatattgttgttgttgtttattaatCCACTTCAAACCTAAATCTAAACCAACTAAGACTTCCTTAAGATAAAACTATTAGGaagttttagtaaaaaaaaaaaaaaaaaaagaaagatggttgtcgtaaaaataatgtaatacatttgttattttaataattttcgtattattatttttcccaGACTTATTCTACGATGAAACttcaaagaaaaatgttttattgtgcAGTATCTGTAGAATGAAAGAGTTTTCGGATATGGAGTATTGATCCTACATTCACAAAAGTCTGTGTATATAATGCTATCATTAAAACATCTGCTGCGTTTTAGTCCAGAGTAATCACGATATTTTGAATGTAATGCAACAAATatacacaaacaaataaaaaaaattgatgattgaataataataatatatatatatatatatatataataaaagtattttactgGCCAAGCCCAGcataaaatctaaaattaaaacatcaataaaCCGTTAGTGACGAAAGCACCGCTGAAAGGTCTAATTTTAGAAACAGAGTTATCGGTCTTTGAAatttaagtaagaaaaaaaaaaaaatgttattcgaTCATCAGTCGATCAATCTCAATGAAGTGGAAATGAAACTCAAAAAGGTGCTAAggtagagcaaaaaaaaaaacccaactgaCCACGCTGGAGTTTGTAGCTGAGCAGGTCTCTTTCTTCGTTGTATCCTATGATGACACAAACAGCTCGGCATCATTGGAGacgtttttattattattattttagcacAACGACGTGTTCTGATAATTACGGCACAAAGTATATAGACACATGATACAAAGGTAAGTCTGTAGATGTGTGACACTAAAGCGGTGTGGCCTCGTCACAATTAGTTAATAAGACTAAAAACTAGGAATATATCCTCAAACTGGAAATAACGAGGCGACGTTGGCGTAGCATTCTCAGAAGTGCGAGAATGAGGCAACAATCACAAGTTATTCTCACGATGGCAATACTGAGGCAACAATCACGTGATATCCTGAAAAGAATAAGGCGTCCATCGCGTAGCTCCTGAATGCAAGCCTTGCCCGTGTCCTCTAATGGGACTTGCAATTTATTCACTCACTGTCAGTAGGCGCATACATTTCCCAGGTAAGATAAAAGACGCGTACTGGGCAAGGCGCTTGGTCCGTTTAGTCCGGGGGGTCAAGGATAATACGAGCACGGGTaagtctacacacacacacacacaaattaggAGCGAGCACGTCAGGGATTCTCACACGTAAAGTTTCACTCACGCAGGTCCACGCGTGGGAGGAAAGGTGAAAAGTTGGTTGGATGTCAACCCATCACATGAAAGAATCGTgccagaaagagaaaaaaaaaaaagatgtgctCCTATCCAatataatctttacattttACGGCCATTCCAGTGCCAACTCCTCCTcgccccaaacacacacacactttcttcCCATTTCTTcccctgtctgtctctctccctaAAGTTTAGAGgggtgaagggggggggggcatagtaccaaaaaaaaacccccTGAAGGCAGACCAAGGATTAGGTGGATGGAAGATGTGAGAGCCCAGACTTCAAAGAAGAAAGCAACGGAGTTGTCTGGCGGGAAGGTCAAGGTCATCCCTAGCCTGTAGAGCCACAAatattcactactttctctccctcctttaaaaaaatgtccattaTGCTGTAAACACTTGGATACTACGATTGATATATAAATTGAGATGTGTGGTCCGAACAACGACCTCACTGGAACTAAGACTAACAGATTCTTACTAGATCTGTCACGGATGAAAAATGGGCTAAATAGTAAATACTAAATCACTTTATGCTACTATGAGCCTTATATTGTGTTTATTCCAAGAATGCCCACCAATCAAACGGCCCTGAAAGTACGAAAAAAGGCCACAGAAAGGAAAACCCTGACATACGTGTGGGTAGGTATGGAGAGGAGTCTGTTGGGGGATAGGGGTCACTCAAACATCCATCactgtaaaaagaaataaaatctgTCGGACATGTGAGAGTAAGTAAAGAAATTCTCTGAAGATAGACTGGATGTGATAACAGGGCATTGACGCCGGGTCATCTTTTACGCAGGGATGAGAGGTGAGCGTGCACAGAGGTGAGCGGCGGGGTAACCTGGAAGGTAGCAAATAGAGCTGGGATTTATTGGGTCAACAAAACTAGGGGAAAACAGAGAGAACAAGAAAATATTgagcgaagaaaaaaaaaaggatctcaAATTGTACTCATTGACTTATGTATATAAGTATATGAATACTTatgtattctttttaaaaagtttcggACATTCCTTCATAAATGATGATTCTCGAGTCCTAGCACAAACTTCCCTCAGGACAGTCAGGGTAGACGCAGGGGAGTCAGGGTGGACGCAGGACAACGAGGGTGGACGCAGGACAGCCAGGGTGGACGCAGGCAGATTTCTAACTCGGCAACAATCGTTTTGCCAGTCCAAAGCTCATACCACACATCCATGCACTAAATATTACTTGCGGCTGATCAAAGGCTATGTAATCTCACGCAAGTCACGTGATCAAGCCAGGAAGGTCAAtccaaaacaaaaccaaacaagAATAAAATGTATTGGCATAAACTTCAAGCTGAGAACTGTTCTTTGTGATAGAATAAGATGAAAGACGCTAATGAAAAAGTGTTATTACTAGACTAGATGTATATCTAGTCAAGAgtcatgtattttttaaaattattaaatgccAATCTTTGGGAACTGGATcgttgaacaaaatgtaacttACTGTTGTAAATTTCATATGTAATATTTAAGAGAAACTGGGGTATGAACGTATATTTTCTGTGCTGTCGTACAAATTGTTGctctctaagtctagatctaaaattatgtactgtttttttgtaatgcacaattttaaaacaaatgtcctcacggataataaagattattgttaTGAAACATGAAAATGCTACAAACTTACTAATGACATTGGTAGAGAACTGGAAACATGGAGATTGACGTCTAATAAAATTTACATAACTTATTGTCTTAGTCGTCTTAGAagtgaaatacatttttgttgtgAATAATTACACACTAGACTACAATAAAACTTCCGGCAAACACGCAATGATCCAAATAAAGAAAAAGGTCAAAATTATATTAACGGCAATTTCCGTTTCAGAGGCTACACTCAAACTAAAGATGATTGGAAGTCGAGCTTTAACTGACGCCATGGACCAAAGTCAAGAAAATAGCAATGgttatttaagtttttaaagttaGACATGAGTTTATAAAATGTCAccatttttttataactttcgaattatcatatcttatataatacagacgttagttcaaaaaagaagatgaattaTCCGCAAACTGTCAATTATGAAAACATAACGCAAACACAACAGAAAATCATTTGAGATATATTTCATTGTCGATTCAAATCTAAAGCTTATATCTGCCATAATTATGATATGCGGAGATATTCCTACATCCTACGCTAACTCTTGTGCCATGGAAGTCTTTCATCTAAGAGTCGAGCGttatgtgaaaaaaacaaaaatattgtaaaatgtttgacatgtttcggatgttccttcaagttgaagataatctacttcctagtctaagCCTCCCGCAGGGCGACGGTGGATGGCAGAGGGCTGGGTagaaacccaggaccatcgagacgactgACCGACattccagcgcgcataccgcacgaccaggcagccattgcgCTATTTGTACACCCGCTCATgtttaagataatatcattcacattttcttttttttaaatcttggaTTTCattgtatgaaaaaaaatatcttaaacttttaatgtaaaatagtGCAGACATCATTTGCCCGAAGCAAGTTGTATAAATCTagaatatatgtttttttttcattagttaATATTACTTGTTATACCGAACGCTTtacctttcttttttaaattaaagatatTATTAGAGCTAGATTCTATATGATATGTCTGAGATTTAAAGACAAAGTCTCTGGTGGTGCATGTTTTTAATGTAACCAGCAGAAGTACGACGTCATTTACTAAACAACTATGGCGGCCAGCTCGATTTTTATACTCTATTCTAGCCaagtagctagatctatgtcaatttAGAACAGCTGCCAGTTTTCATTTCGATCAAAAGGTTACTTACAATCTTTAATGTCTCTAATCGctgtttaaaaagtaaatttctctcaccacacaattgttgtttaaacacaagatctagatctagagttaagaCCAGTTAAGTTAACCACTTATTCTTCTTTAACCTATTCTAACAAATCTCACAACGAACATTTAGAGATTTAGATAATATCTAGATTATTACATGGAAGACTagacttagtattaaatttatcATAAGCTCGTATGTTATATGCGACGAGAATACTTCTCCAGAAAATAGGTTTTGTGTGCGGCCGGCTTTTCAATGCCAAGAACTTCATACTAAATGATACTACTCCATAGCCATTTTGAAATTCATACTCATAGAATGAGATTGTGCTCCtattcgatcacgaaggagacgctattattattattattatcagctagatctatatctattttttttatgactccACGTCGAAATGCCAAGGGCgaaattttcaaatatttgatcAGTACCCAAATAAACTTTGAAGCAAATATTGAGTTGGAAGTAGGCTACAGTGCAGACTAAATCTAAGACTAccaaaatattcatttgtttattACGACAATGCTATATGATTTTGTACATTGCTGTATTTTCAGACTGAAGATGTTGAAGTGCTTGTAATTTAGTACATTGACATCACTCCATCTAGTAAATTCAACAATACAAGACAGGCTTTGAGTTTTCTTTGTAGACGAGGGCAATATCTTCAATTCACCGCCAACAATGGCGCTAGTCGACAGAATCATGGCTCTGCCATCCCACGTATTTATGTTCATCATAGACATCCTGATGTACATCTACCACTTCTTTGACAACCTAGCGCTCAAGTTTGAAGAGAAGCCCATATTTGGGCGCCGACAGCGGCAGCCCAACGTGGTGGTCCGCCTGATCAAGAAGGTGATCCATTTCGTCCTGCTGGTCATCGAGCTGCCCGTCTTCCTGGTGGTCTTCTTCGTCACCGCCATCCTGCTGTCCGTCCTGGCCATCATCGAGACCATCCTCAAGGCCGTCTTTGTCAAGTTTACAATCATCTTCGTGGTGGCGCTGATCGCGGTAGGGGTGTACTTTGTGATGGTCAAGCTTGGCAAGAAATGATCGGCCGAGCGAACAACACCCAACGCGAAAAAACATCAACGATTTTAAAACCAACTGCGTGCCCAAATGTCAAAAGAGATTCAGCTGTTTCACTCAAGAAGTCGATCAATACGAAGGTACTTTATTAACATAGCATCACCAGCCAGTAACAGCGAACACTAAAAAACGTCCACTTTTAATCTGttatattaaataatgaatCTACTTTACTACAGAAGTCGCGGCCTAGAATGAATGTAACACAATAGTATCTCTGAATACAGCCATGAACACATGCCAACTAATAGTCAGTGGGGTCCTCTGTTCTTATTGTTAAAGCCGCAACAAATTGATACAATGCGATAATAACTCTGGAACTATGAGTACAATGTGCATTTGACCAAGTGTTAATCgaactaaatatattttacccacatagatctagaagctCCAAACTTTGTCCACAAAATACAAACGCTTAAAATATTAATTCCCTATAAATCTCGTTGAtcggtaaatattttttttatttgaatgcaCATCAAAGAAATGAAACAGAAGAACTCCTTTGGATATTTCTCCTCCAATGCTTAATTtccttcaaaacattaaataaagaGAGGTGTCAGATAATTAGAATAAATGCATAACATatattaaaatttgtacaaGCTTGTTGTCAGAAAGTATTACTGTCTCCGTTGTTTCtgtaatagatagatctatgtagTGAGCGCTGATTTACATTACAAGTCTAGTTCTGGTATCAGAAGAAACGTCAGAGGAGGTTGTGTCTGGCAGTCTCGTGGTGACAGTCGTTCACAAGGCTCAAGTGAAACTGAAAGGCAGGGCCGGGTGAGGTGGTGCCTTAAACACACTTGGACGTAACATCTGCCACTGCATTCCGCCGCTGACTGTGTGAGTGCCAGGAGCGGCTGCTTTGGTACTACGTAACCCGTCTTCAAAGAAAGAGAGGTGgcaataaatacaaaacaaaagggaaagggggtggggtgaggctggagggggggggggagaagaaccAAAACCTCCGCCCATGCTGTGAACGTTAAACACTAAGAAACCCAACACCTATGGGAGGTAGTAGAGAAACAGAAATCATTGTGTGAGAGTCCAACTTGAAACGTTGTAAAAACTAATAGACATTCTTACACTAAAACATGTTCATTTATCTAGACTTTATATTTATGAGCTGTTCTTTCAATGCTGTGGGGGAAAATATGTCAAGCAACAAAACTACCACTACAAAAGATTTTCTACTTCAAGATTTTTAAAGCGCTAATATCTTTCTGGAATGCTTAGAGCTTCACGTGTGGATGTATGAGGGCATGTTAGTGAGAGCGTTGtcgttgttgtttgtttgtttgtttcaagaCCAGCTCTTCACGGTGCCTACAAGAACGTTGACCAGTGCCAAGAAGAGTTGATGGTAGTACCACTGACAAGTATTTGCACCCACTGGGGGACAGCTCACTTCATTCAAAAGCTCTTCTCACGCGTCACAATACAAgcacaacaaaacaacattgaaaCTCAGACGGTTTGAACGACGTGCTCAGAGTCACGTGATATCGAGAACTTCCTGACCCTCACCCCAAAAACCGCCAGCACCTTTGTACTTGAAATGACTCGaccaaatgtcaaatatgtcatcAGCTATTGTCTATTAATTTTAAGCTTTCAACGAGAAaatttttgggggggggggtggagaggCGGAAATGAAATTCAGAGCATCTCAAACTATCATTTTTGGGAGACTACCATACCATTCAACTAAATTGGCTCAAACCTAAGGGTCAAAGTTGTATACGGATTTAACCTTTAACCCTTTTTATATAGGTGAAGGTTGtgtgtatatttatgtttatctacatatcgttttttttttggtgaaatTATATTAACGtttaaaatagttaaatgtTCAGCTACAATAAAAAATGACGATTAGCGTTAATTTGTCAATACTACCAAAGTGTTGTCCTAAAAGTGTGCAAGATAACATCACTATTCGAACGCAGGTTCATAAGAGAAGGAACGCCGTTACAAAGAGACAGTATAGCGCCAAGAACTGCTAGCTAGAGCAATGAAGTGTGAAAAGACCAAATCCACATGACAGACAACGAATGAGGCCAAGACATTGATTATTTGAGACTTGTTTGGCATGCTTCCAATAGGTGCCTGTAAAGATACAGCATGTGTCTGTGTGCTGTGTCACGCGCTAAGAGGGAACAGCAAAGGTCATACTACTCAAGCcataacaaagaaataaagtgtaTGATGGGGAAATTGAGTTGCTACATCCGGAAGTTATTTGACACAATTTCCAGGGGGGCTAAGTTCACAACCGAGTTCTCCGGGCCCAACTCTCCGGCACTGATACCTGATCAAATATTGCCATGTCAAAGTGGATGGTTTCGGACAGTGGAATGGATAGATAAAACAGCTTTACGTAAGGTATTGAATAgtccagacaaaacaaacaacagcaTAACGACATCTCAAGCAGACATAAACTCTTAagtggaatgaaaaaaaaaaaagaacagaatcCTTTATGCCTCAAGGTTTGTTTGTTTCACTTTATGATATCCGGGGCACGTgaagtggggagggggggggggtaaagaagAAACATTTAGAGATCTAGAGAGGGGGGTGAGGTCAAGTAGTTAAATCAGGGAATCTCACAGTGTTTACTGCGTTGACATAACTCTAGAACACAGCTAGACCATAATAAACTTAAGTTTTAATTGAGAGCAATTCAAGAGGACAAGTAGGACACAGACTTTTGGGCAGTTCATTAATCGGAGTAGAAATTTGATTGTCTAACGCACATTAAACAAAATACCCGCACTtgtaaaacaatacattttaaaaattacatcatGACAGttatagatttagaatctattaTTTAAATAGCTGATGATTACATACAACAAAATAGCTAGATCTAACTACTAACCAAAGCGTTCAAATGTTCTTTCAGTATGAAATTTAGAGAGAGATGTAGTTCATACTGGTGTACGCGCCTCCTATGTCCAAGGGAAACAATCCGATAATATCCTTCCAGACGTGAGGAATGACTTAATTTCAGCTAATCCAGAGATCTCGCATCTGAATAACAACATCCGGAGATGACACATGGGCTATGCGGGGCACAGAAAAGTGAATGTCCCTTTAACTTCAGTACACAGCCTCCCCCTTAACACACTCTCCTCCTAAGTCGGACTGATGGCGACGTCTGCAGGAAAGAGAGTTGGCGATATAAATAGATTAGGCTCAGTTCAATACGGACGATGAAAAGACCTTCAGTTCATGTACTTTTCGTCTAATGGTTTCAGGtaactaaacaacaaaaaatgaacacagacctatatacctagactggacatggagatcccTGACCCTAcacaaaaatgtgaaaaactttcaaaaaagttaaaacaagTTAAAACAAGTAGTCATAAGAAgtaaagtagttgtttttttccctaacctatgtaaattgaacatcgaaaataagagtactctggACTCCTAATTGTGTTTTGAAATGCACAATTTAGATCCAGAACGATCTAGGTAAtcattctatttaaatatacaatataaaatgataaaatgatacataaaacGTCTGTGATTTGATCATTATCGAATAAGtatttgtttccgttttccagtttagatataatatatatataggtctgtggctaTGAGTTAATGAGCTCTTATTTCGGACTTCggtatgatctttttttttttttaagtttggaCGCTCCTTAAGAAATGAAGGTCACTAGGTCCTAGTCCGAATCTTAAGCAGGACGTCAGGGGATGAAATCATAGTAGTGGGGAGGGGTCAAACTCGGGATTATTGTGGCAACAGTACGAGGCGCAGACCACAAAAAAACAGGAAGCCTTAAAAGTCTGACACGCACAAGAGTGTGCTATACGTATATTGTACACTGGACATGCGGGTCGTAATAATGTAAGCAATAATTAAACTAAACAGCAccaacgtatttttttttaaaaaagaaagaaaaaacattaagaTGACTAAATTTTGTGGCCAACGCTTTACCCAAGGTATCATGTGGACGTGGTCAAGTCAAGGACCCAAATTTTACTTTCCAGTAAAAGACTGTGGAGCTTCGGTAAAAATAGCAAAATGCGTCATTTGGTCAACAGGCCTTCTATAGCAGACTGAGGACGTTGAGTTTCATCATTGTATACATTATATCACAACACACATACTTGTAGCCCTATTGTGGGAAGACCATTAGCAAGGTCGATATCTAGTATTCTAATTATTCTGTTCATTATGGTACGAAATGAAACACTGGTGGACAGAACATGTATTTGTCCACTAGGGTCAGACAATGGTAAAAGCCAAGATTTAAAAAGGATACAACTGACAACAAGTGATTATTTCCTCCTGGAAACAGTAGCGAACGAAATGATTAGGGGGAGCctaatcaaaatgtattttattaataagtCTTAATTTTAAATCACTGTTCTTCAataactaaaatatatacagtaATGTGTGTAAAGAAGTACTAAGTCCTTATACAGTAATGTGTGTAAAGAAGTACTAAGTCCTTATACAGTAATGTGTGTAAAGAAGTACTAAGTCCTTATACAGTAATGTGTGTAAAGAAGTACTAAGTCCTTATACAGTAATGTGTGTAAAGAAGTACTAAGTCCTTATACAGTAATGTGTGTAAAGAAGTACTAAGTCCTTATACAGTAATGTGTGTAAAGAAGTACTAAGTCCTTATACAGTAATGTGTGTAAAGAAGTACTAAGTCCTTATACAGTAATGTGTGTAAAGAAGTACTAAGTCCTTATACAGTAATGTGTGTAAATAAGTACTAAGTCCTATTCCCAAAGTGGTATGCGATGAATGGGTTGTTTTCGGTtgtaatcatcatcatcatcatcaaactccatttgagtggggggcttgagaggctcaaaccCTCTCTTGAataagccctggacagaaaccctgctgtcttgcgtagtgggTTGTAATAACACAGCTGACAGGCGCCATCGAGGCCCCCAAAAACATAAGCAGAATTTTTTCACACAAGGGCGAGACTGCTGCAGAGCTGACCAATGATAAACTCAGGAAGGCAACAATGAGCGGTTTTTCCCCTCaactaaaaagaaatgtctcATTCATTAATCAGAAATCTTCCATTCAATATCATGAATACCATCAATGCATCATTCAATTTGTTGGAATTGACCAGTTATAAATGCCGACCCATGCATTTGGACAGTTATGAATATATATTGGCCATTACAGATGTCCTTCCAGTGGCGAGGCTAACAGAGAAAGAGGCGATTTGAACTTAATTTCATCAAAATGCACCACCACTCACGCACTTGCTCGCGAGCGCACGCGCCTAGATGACCTCAGACGTTTCTAAGAGATTTCCCCCACCTCTCATTCCCCTCCTCCCAGTAGAACAGCCTGGGCACCCAAGGCAGAGACGTGACTCACTGCTAACAAATAAACTTGTTGGACGCCCATCAACAGGCGTCACAATCAACTTTCCCGCCATCCAAAATCTCTCTCGAATTCaacattccccccccctcttttttttttacacttggcTTTAAATTTAGAGTGCGGGCGGGATAGAGAAGAAAAGATTTAAGGAGgagaaaaaagggggtggggagggtttgcgttattaacatgcatggcacCAAATGACGTAATCAGACATGTCCAATGGAAAAGCTTGAACTGGAGAAAGTTTCAAACGGGAGTGTATGATCTCATGAAGTCTctccaaaataaaaacatcaattaaACAGGTCCTTGTGTGAACAAAGCAGCACACAGCCtggtgtgtttattgtttatgagATAACTGAAACAATGAACTATAGAAAATGATGCAATACATGAGCAAAGTACGGCTCTCAGGCCTTATGCTGTACGCCAATTAATTTCAAGCTACCATTGGTTGAGGTGTACactgtttaaacaaaaattgtctaacaaaaacatatttttacaaagctcactctatctgtctctctgtctggtaaggGGAGTAAATGCTAcctaatgagagatgtggatgtatatatatatggatttaatctgTCAGGTAAAATGTTCGAACACTTCCCCTTCTTGGGTCAACttgaaatttcgcataattattcatagtcgatgacaatacacaaatcaatccaaaaattaacaaattagttgaTCATTCAGtactaattaatttgttttgttttatatagcagaaagggagctaaagcTTTCTAATTTTCAGATAATTGAATCTTACATaacctttatttaaaaaagtattcgACTTTCTATAACTTGTTTTCTGTTGCCTCGTGGCCTTTACTTCATTTGTTATTACTTGGTCTGCCAGGGTTACCTATATGCATGTTTATTgcattttctatacagtcgttcatCCCTACAGAAGTGAATTTGTATTTTGACTTCAATAGAATGAGTAAATAATGcatttataatttgtttcataaagagtagacatttgattaaaataaaattttttgtaaGTGTTATGCAATAGTCAAATGACGCACATAGTTTTTTTCAGCAAGTTCTTTCCCCTTTTCTTTAATACGCCAATTGCCTGC
This genomic stretch from Biomphalaria glabrata chromosome 4, xgBioGlab47.1, whole genome shotgun sequence harbors:
- the LOC129925875 gene encoding uncharacterized protein LOC129925875 codes for the protein MALVDRIMALPSHVFMFIIDILMYIYHFFDNLALKFEEKPIFGRRQRQPNVVVRLIKKVIHFVLLVIELPVFLVVFFVTAILLSVLAIIETILKAVFVKFTIIFVVALIAVGVYFVMVKLGKK